The Lactobacillus sp. CBA3605 genome contains a region encoding:
- a CDS encoding LCP family protein, translating to MSENNQDPMGPRQRRRRQQNSHIKARKHHPWLVTLLIVLIFIVAGAAAWGYKTWNAAKNTMDTTYQSTGTTKSRNVAAVLKQGKPFSILLLGTDTGALGRGTNFSARTDTMIVATINPKKKTMTLTSIPRDTLVTINGQSQKINAAYTIGGASGAVKSVQKLLKFPIDFYVLINMGGLKQIITAMGGVTVTPTMTFKYGNANVKKGVKIKLNGAAALDYSRMRYDDPLGDYGRQKRQRQIIMAMVSQSNSLGSLTNIEKITKHLAKNMRTDLTWNDMVALDTKYKNATHHAKTYTLQGTDSTIDGLSYQVASATERYKASKRIRTQLQLTTSDLTVSDFSTTAATGSSSSSTTTTTDSTTTTSDTQDTQTTNGYGYDSTTTGQY from the coding sequence ATGTCAGAAAATAATCAAGATCCAATGGGCCCTCGTCAACGGCGACGGCGGCAACAAAATTCGCATATCAAGGCTCGTAAACATCATCCTTGGTTAGTGACCCTTTTAATTGTGTTAATTTTCATTGTTGCTGGCGCAGCTGCTTGGGGCTACAAAACCTGGAATGCAGCTAAAAATACCATGGATACAACTTATCAATCAACTGGCACAACTAAATCGCGGAACGTTGCAGCGGTTTTAAAGCAAGGGAAACCCTTCTCAATTCTATTATTGGGGACTGATACCGGTGCTTTAGGCCGTGGCACTAATTTTTCGGCCCGGACGGATACAATGATTGTTGCCACGATTAATCCTAAAAAGAAAACCATGACCTTAACCAGTATTCCACGGGACACGTTAGTGACAATTAATGGTCAGTCGCAAAAGATTAACGCTGCTTATACGATTGGCGGTGCCAGTGGGGCCGTTAAGTCGGTTCAAAAACTATTAAAATTTCCAATTGACTTTTACGTCTTAATTAACATGGGTGGCTTAAAACAGATTATCACGGCCATGGGCGGTGTTACCGTCACGCCAACAATGACCTTCAAATATGGCAATGCCAACGTTAAAAAGGGCGTTAAAATCAAGTTGAATGGGGCCGCCGCCTTGGACTACTCACGGATGCGTTATGATGATCCTTTAGGTGATTATGGTCGCCAAAAACGGCAACGCCAAATTATCATGGCTATGGTCAGTCAATCAAATTCGTTGGGCTCCTTAACTAACATTGAAAAAATCACGAAACATCTCGCCAAAAATATGCGAACTGATTTAACTTGGAATGATATGGTTGCTCTTGATACGAAGTATAAGAACGCCACCCATCATGCTAAGACTTACACCTTGCAGGGGACGGATTCGACCATTGATGGCCTTTCCTATCAAGTTGCTTCTGCCACTGAACGGTATAAAGCTTCTAAACGGATTCGCACGCAATTGCAGTTGACAACTAGTGACTTAACGGTCAGCGACTTCTCAACCACGGCCGCAACTGGTAGTAGCAGTAGTTCAACTACAACAACCACTGATAGTACGACCACTACCAGCGATACCCAAGATACGCAAACAACCAACGGTTACGGTTACGATTCCACAACTACTGGTCAATATTAA